One window of Tenacibaculum maritimum NCIMB 2154 genomic DNA carries:
- a CDS encoding S41 family peptidase — MKNISNLSGINESHFDLLKGIDPNITSEIKRLITSNLNDFKSLISTNIASSEYQSYLTSLDKFINTELITDLQNNLIPLASHITTTKNTFELKEENLRSFLRDYLTRPNTTQNQKENVNKLYSLYLKKINDYKSLSGFTGSATSPFEDPMMDDFDNLLRTVSNKYLFDIYKKLYNPITKGVMKKIILDLRGNRGGAIADFRVFTERFITRQGDWGYQRTKEGNGRFNYSPWISISAKPHKFALTKDIPIVILIDELSLSMAEYSTMMIKSLKNNVTIIGDNSGGGTAGTFITDIYNGGNLSNNDYIAFYTPLMAFKNIDGEVIENIGITPDKKVVPTQEEVNQFLTSFIAPAFNAALKVSK, encoded by the coding sequence TTGAAAAACATTAGCAACCTTAGTGGAATCAATGAATCTCATTTCGATCTTTTAAAAGGTATTGATCCTAACATTACTTCTGAAATTAAACGTTTAATAACATCTAATCTTAACGATTTTAAAAGTTTAATTTCTACTAATATTGCATCTAGTGAATACCAAAGTTATTTAACCTCTCTTGATAAATTTATTAATACAGAGCTTATTACTGACCTTCAAAATAATTTAATTCCATTAGCAAGTCATATAACGACTACCAAAAATACTTTTGAATTAAAAGAGGAAAACTTAAGATCCTTCCTTAGAGATTACCTTACTAGACCAAATACCACACAAAATCAAAAAGAGAATGTTAATAAACTTTATAGTTTATATTTAAAGAAAATAAATGATTATAAAAGCCTCTCTGGATTCACAGGTTCGGCTACCTCTCCTTTTGAAGATCCTATGATGGATGATTTTGATAATTTATTAAGAACTGTATCAAACAAATATCTTTTCGATATTTATAAAAAATTATATAATCCTATCACAAAAGGAGTTATGAAAAAAATAATTCTCGATCTAAGAGGTAATCGTGGTGGCGCAATAGCTGATTTTCGAGTATTCACAGAAAGATTTATAACTCGCCAAGGTGATTGGGGCTATCAAAGAACCAAAGAAGGCAATGGTAGATTTAATTATAGTCCTTGGATTTCTATTTCTGCAAAGCCTCATAAATTTGCACTTACTAAAGACATTCCTATTGTTATTTTAATTGATGAGCTATCACTAAGTATGGCAGAATATAGTACTATGATGATTAAATCTTTAAAAAATAACGTAACCATTATTGGAGATAACAGTGGTGGTGGTACTGCTGGTACTTTTATAACAGACATTTACAATGGTGGTAATCTTTCTAATAATGATTATATAGCCTTTTATACGCCGTTAATGGCTTTTAAAAATATAGATGGAGAAGTGATAGAAAATATTGGTATTACTCCTGATAAAAAAGTAGTTCCTACACAAGAAGAAGTCAACCAATTTCTAACCTCTTTTATAGCCCCAGCTTTTAATGCCGCTTTAAAAGTTTCAAAATAA
- a CDS encoding RHS repeat-associated core domain-containing protein, with translation MLLADTHLTFVVGIDIHFTTMIPFNPFHPYVGMVLDPADYIPFIGTNVHINGLKRGNSDTSGVIVPLVHIPLFTPPWLMTPIIGHESMNFYASDTVFSDSTRLSPKGHMLMTCNDIGIPLSLSVGGGKKFKIVPTLFSPTSFSLPTPTGLPVNVGGPYVPDWGGMLTGLLAGLGFGALMKYGKKVFNKVLKKAIGPNWLSRQLCKAGFEPINLINGAVLYEGGDFGFSGVLALSWDRSWYSDSDYVGWLGHGVHSCYDRALELYPSEDALGLRLEDGRIVGFPTLLKEEEFYLRSEKITLKRISEGYVAQDHVSNTYSYFTAFDVKKQQYQLTRIANADGLGIDFEIVNNRLQRIIDSGSREVNVFYNDAGFISKMSLLSGGYSEDLVSYRYDDYGNMTGIIDALGHCTSMEYVGHLMVKKEDRNGQCFYWEYDEWNRCVHTWGDGGWQEGWITYHKEEGYNLVKDANQAITTYYYEPNQLVTGVKDPMGVCTYTQYTAWMEVYRELDGAGRVTGYSYDDRGNRTSICYADGTKEYFMYNSKDLLEIWINPEGEKTLYVYDELASHRIKSIVGEDQVATHFNYTSEGLLSEIRKEGNVLSLSYDARYNVKTWRENGKVLKRWDYNDRGRVIAEYIPNQMPNYFSYDALDRVLEITGSDGKEIHFRYNQYDEVVGVETGGHEVSFSYTPMGSLSSRTENGVKVSFEYDKMEQLRSIRNERNERYFFTRNRSGKIIKEQGFDGLEKRYRYNEAGEVIHIERGGGRYTSYEQDALGRITRASYEDGSWETYSYNKNGALIAACNQGISIYLERDAKGRVVKEIQSPTLGGGTEHSHEVEIRYNKLGQRTHVVSSLGAEVVSRYNQQGLIASISAQSEALKEQHKAWEASLEYDSQGRELERYVTGGVHSKMRYHLGNPVGQSMYSHGEQRGYRGYTWDTNRQLLETRSHLNQDPIGFSYDAFGNLARAKYSYKDILFKTPDAVGNLYKEEDQSDRVYGKGGRLLKDEEYHYKYDVEGHLILKSKRRINEKLAMPKHDNILDKWLGSGKPSKEAQLAHENWQLGDWGYVWYGNGRLKEVKNPDGSVVKMEYDALGRRTSKRAQGKVTRFFWDGNVLLHEWNHKEEDTPAVVVDAIGMLSYDKVAPIENLVTWVYESGRFVPSAKLVGGERYSILSDYLGTPIQAYDARGNIVWECELDIYGKVRNLHGEKTFIPFRYQGQYEDIETGLYYNRFRYYSPDTGTYISQDPIGLRGNNPNFYAYVYDANTEVDLFGLIIVYRALNGAQEASALAGEAIQPKDINAAYTIQEHIDDGKLQTQFISTTKKRKTANFYAKPFPRKGKMEKSTIISIDTDKLPSGKTFDMSSGINPQTGKELTLPGLAYARKDAEVLIEGEIPKSAYTICK, from the coding sequence ATGTTATTAGCAGATACTCATTTAACCTTTGTAGTAGGGATTGATATTCATTTTACAACAATGATTCCTTTTAATCCTTTTCATCCTTATGTAGGCATGGTTTTGGATCCTGCGGATTATATTCCATTTATAGGAACCAATGTTCATATCAATGGTTTGAAACGAGGGAATTCAGATACGAGTGGCGTGATTGTACCTTTGGTGCATATACCGCTATTTACACCACCTTGGCTTATGACACCTATTATCGGTCATGAGAGTATGAATTTTTATGCATCGGATACTGTTTTTTCAGACAGTACGCGTTTGAGCCCTAAAGGTCATATGCTAATGACTTGTAATGATATAGGAATCCCCTTGTCTTTATCAGTAGGAGGGGGAAAGAAATTTAAAATAGTTCCTACATTATTTTCTCCAACGTCATTTTCATTACCAACTCCTACGGGATTGCCTGTGAATGTGGGAGGTCCTTATGTTCCTGATTGGGGAGGTATGTTAACAGGATTGTTAGCAGGTTTAGGATTTGGCGCCTTGATGAAGTATGGGAAAAAGGTATTTAATAAGGTATTAAAAAAAGCAATAGGTCCTAATTGGTTGAGTCGTCAGTTGTGTAAAGCTGGTTTTGAACCGATTAATTTAATCAATGGAGCAGTCTTGTATGAGGGGGGTGATTTTGGTTTTAGTGGAGTGCTTGCTTTAAGCTGGGATCGGAGTTGGTATTCTGATTCGGATTATGTGGGTTGGTTAGGTCATGGGGTACATAGTTGTTATGATCGAGCACTGGAGCTGTATCCATCGGAGGATGCTTTGGGCTTGCGTTTGGAAGATGGTCGAATAGTAGGTTTTCCAACATTATTAAAGGAAGAGGAGTTTTATTTGCGTAGTGAGAAAATAACATTAAAGCGTATTTCAGAAGGGTATGTAGCGCAGGATCATGTGTCGAATACGTATAGTTATTTTACGGCATTTGATGTTAAAAAGCAACAGTACCAGTTAACGCGTATAGCGAATGCTGATGGGTTGGGGATTGATTTTGAGATCGTAAACAATCGCTTGCAACGTATTATAGATAGTGGATCTCGTGAGGTTAATGTGTTTTACAATGATGCTGGATTTATTTCTAAGATGTCATTATTATCTGGAGGGTATTCTGAGGATTTAGTGAGTTATCGTTATGATGATTATGGAAATATGACGGGAATCATAGATGCTTTGGGGCATTGTACAAGCATGGAGTATGTAGGGCATTTAATGGTTAAAAAGGAAGATCGTAATGGACAGTGTTTTTATTGGGAGTATGATGAATGGAATCGATGTGTGCATACTTGGGGAGATGGAGGTTGGCAAGAGGGTTGGATTACTTACCATAAAGAAGAAGGATATAATTTGGTTAAGGATGCAAATCAAGCGATTACTACGTATTATTATGAACCGAATCAATTGGTAACAGGCGTCAAAGACCCTATGGGAGTGTGTACTTATACGCAATATACGGCATGGATGGAGGTGTATCGAGAACTAGATGGAGCGGGTCGTGTTACAGGGTATAGTTATGATGATAGAGGAAATAGGACAAGTATTTGTTATGCAGATGGAACAAAGGAGTACTTTATGTATAATTCCAAGGATCTTTTGGAGATTTGGATCAATCCAGAAGGAGAAAAAACATTGTATGTATATGATGAATTGGCAAGTCATCGTATCAAGAGTATTGTAGGAGAAGATCAAGTAGCCACACACTTTAATTATACTTCCGAGGGATTGCTATCGGAAATTCGTAAGGAGGGTAATGTCTTGAGTTTGTCATATGATGCTAGGTATAATGTAAAAACTTGGCGAGAAAACGGAAAGGTATTGAAGCGATGGGATTACAATGATCGAGGTCGTGTGATTGCGGAGTATATCCCCAATCAAATGCCAAATTATTTTAGTTATGATGCGTTAGATCGAGTGTTGGAAATAACAGGATCTGATGGAAAGGAAATTCATTTTAGATATAATCAATATGATGAAGTAGTGGGAGTTGAAACAGGAGGGCATGAGGTATCTTTTTCATATACGCCAATGGGAAGTTTGTCTAGTAGAACGGAAAATGGGGTAAAGGTATCTTTTGAATATGATAAGATGGAGCAGTTACGAAGTATTCGTAATGAGCGTAATGAGCGTTATTTTTTTACCAGAAACCGATCAGGAAAGATTATAAAAGAGCAAGGATTTGATGGATTGGAGAAGCGTTATAGGTATAATGAAGCGGGAGAGGTCATACATATAGAACGAGGAGGAGGTCGCTATACGTCGTATGAACAAGATGCTTTAGGTCGTATTACACGAGCGAGTTATGAGGATGGTAGTTGGGAAACGTATAGTTATAATAAAAATGGAGCATTGATAGCAGCTTGCAATCAAGGTATTAGTATTTATTTAGAGCGAGATGCGAAGGGGCGTGTTGTAAAAGAGATTCAGAGTCCAACTTTAGGAGGAGGAACAGAGCACAGTCATGAGGTGGAGATACGGTATAACAAGTTGGGGCAACGTACACATGTAGTAAGTAGTTTAGGAGCAGAGGTGGTGAGTAGGTATAACCAACAAGGTCTTATAGCATCAATTTCAGCTCAGAGTGAGGCATTAAAGGAGCAGCATAAGGCATGGGAGGCGAGTTTGGAGTACGATAGCCAAGGTAGAGAGTTGGAGCGTTATGTAACAGGAGGAGTTCATAGTAAAATGCGATATCACTTAGGGAATCCAGTGGGGCAGAGCATGTATAGCCATGGAGAGCAGCGAGGATACCGAGGCTATACCTGGGATACGAACCGTCAGTTATTAGAAACAAGAAGCCATTTGAATCAAGATCCGATAGGATTTAGTTACGATGCTTTTGGAAACTTAGCACGAGCAAAATATAGTTATAAAGATATTTTATTTAAGACCCCAGATGCGGTAGGTAATTTATATAAAGAAGAAGACCAATCAGATCGCGTATATGGAAAAGGAGGACGCTTGCTAAAGGATGAAGAGTACCATTATAAATATGATGTTGAGGGTCATTTGATTTTGAAGAGTAAACGAAGGATCAATGAGAAATTGGCAATGCCAAAGCATGACAATATACTAGATAAGTGGTTAGGAAGTGGAAAGCCGAGTAAGGAGGCTCAATTGGCGCATGAGAATTGGCAGTTGGGAGATTGGGGGTATGTTTGGTATGGAAATGGTCGATTAAAAGAGGTGAAGAATCCAGATGGAAGTGTTGTAAAGATGGAGTATGATGCTTTGGGGAGGCGAACGTCTAAACGCGCTCAAGGGAAGGTAACGCGTTTCTTTTGGGATGGGAATGTTTTATTACATGAGTGGAATCATAAAGAGGAGGATACTCCAGCAGTAGTGGTAGATGCAATAGGGATGCTAAGCTATGACAAGGTTGCACCTATAGAGAATTTAGTGACATGGGTATATGAATCAGGTCGTTTTGTACCCTCCGCCAAGTTAGTAGGCGGGGAGCGTTATAGTATTTTAAGTGACTACTTAGGTACCCCTATTCAGGCATATGATGCAAGAGGAAATATCGTATGGGAATGTGAGTTGGATATTTATGGAAAAGTACGTAATTTGCATGGAGAAAAAACGTTCATTCCTTTCCGTTACCAAGGGCAATATGAAGATATTGAAACAGGGTTGTATTATAACCGTTTTAGATATTACTCACCTGATACAGGTACGTATATATCACAAGATCCGATTGGGCTAAGAGGAAATAATCCGAACTTTTATGCGTATGTATATGATGCTAACACCGAAGTAGATCTTTTTGGTTTAATTATAGTTTATAGAGCGCTTAATGGAGCACAGGAAGCAAGCGCTTTAGCAGGAGAAGCAATTCAACCAAAAGATATAAATGCTGCATATACTATTCAAGAGCATATTGATGATGGTAAGTTACAAACGCAATTTATATCTACTACTAAAAAGAGAAAAACAGCAAACTTTTATGCAAAACCTTTCCCAAGGAAGGGGAAAATGGAAAAAAGTACGATCATTTCGATAGATACAGATAAATTACCATCAGGAAAAACCTTTGATATGTCTAGCGGTATAAATCCTCAAACAGGAAAAGAATTAACATTACCAGGCTTAGCATATGCGAGAAAGGATGCTGAAGTTTTAATAGAAGGAGAGATTCCGAAATCTGCTTATACTATATGTAAATAA
- a CDS encoding YgiQ family radical SAM protein: MRIRRLSDWLPTTKKEVKLRGWDELDVILFSGDAYVDHPSFGPAVIGRILESYGLRVGIVPQPSVHDNLQDFEKLGTPRLFFAVTGGCMDSMVSNYTASKRKRDKDAYTPNGDKGFRPDYATSVYTKILKEKFPEVPVLIGGIEASLRRVTHYDYWSDKLLPSILETSKADMLVYGMGEQPLREIVGLLQKGVPFSSIKTVKQTAFLIKEEEKVPKNKNWSDIEINSHEACLKDKKTFASNFKVIEQESNKLHARRIFQQIGNQRLVINPPFPTMTEKEIDASFDLPFTRLPHPKYNKRGPIPAFEMIKFSINIHRGCFGGCSFCTISAHQGKFIASRSQESVLKEVDKVTQMDDFKGYLSDIGGPSANMYQMKGKVQSICDKCVAPSCISPVICSNLDTSHKPLTKLYQAVDAHPKVKKSFIGSGIRHDMLVPEFNKNADPKELDAYTEEVMTNHVSGRLKVAPEHTSDPVLKLMRKPSFKYFHLFKNRFDRINIKKRLKLQLIPYFISSHPACEAEDMANLAAETKDMGFQLEQVQGFTPTPMTVATVIYYSGYHPYTLKPVNTPKTKKEKEDQHRFFFWYKKENKAWIRNTLNKVGRTDLLQKLLPENNSWKKNKQAREAKNTFDDAVTFKPKSTRRNTSRNKSKNKSINFKNRRK, translated from the coding sequence ATGAGGATTAGAAGACTTTCAGATTGGTTACCAACTACAAAAAAGGAGGTGAAATTAAGAGGATGGGATGAATTAGATGTCATCCTTTTTAGTGGAGATGCGTATGTAGATCATCCTTCCTTTGGGCCAGCAGTAATTGGTCGTATTTTAGAGAGCTACGGGCTACGAGTAGGCATTGTACCACAACCAAGTGTACATGATAATTTACAAGATTTTGAAAAGTTAGGAACTCCACGTTTATTTTTTGCAGTAACAGGAGGATGTATGGATTCCATGGTGAGTAATTATACAGCAAGTAAACGTAAACGTGACAAAGATGCTTATACACCTAATGGAGATAAAGGGTTTAGACCTGATTATGCTACCTCGGTTTATACTAAGATTTTAAAGGAGAAGTTTCCAGAAGTTCCAGTACTAATAGGAGGTATTGAAGCCTCATTACGTAGAGTAACTCATTATGATTATTGGTCAGATAAATTATTACCCTCTATTTTAGAAACTTCCAAAGCTGATATGCTAGTATATGGAATGGGAGAGCAACCTTTGAGAGAAATTGTAGGGTTGCTTCAAAAAGGAGTGCCATTTTCAAGCATAAAAACAGTAAAGCAAACAGCATTTCTAATAAAAGAAGAAGAAAAAGTACCAAAGAATAAGAATTGGTCAGATATTGAAATCAATTCGCATGAAGCTTGTTTAAAAGATAAAAAAACATTTGCTTCGAATTTTAAAGTAATTGAGCAAGAATCTAATAAATTACATGCAAGGCGTATTTTTCAACAAATAGGAAACCAAAGACTGGTCATAAATCCGCCATTTCCAACAATGACAGAAAAAGAAATAGATGCCTCATTTGATTTGCCCTTTACGCGTTTACCGCATCCAAAGTATAATAAACGAGGCCCTATTCCTGCATTTGAAATGATTAAGTTTTCTATCAACATTCACCGAGGATGTTTTGGAGGATGTAGCTTTTGCACTATTTCGGCACATCAAGGAAAGTTTATAGCGAGTCGCAGTCAAGAGTCTGTTTTAAAAGAAGTGGATAAGGTAACCCAAATGGATGATTTTAAAGGATATTTATCTGATATTGGAGGCCCTTCAGCAAATATGTATCAAATGAAAGGGAAAGTTCAGTCTATTTGCGATAAATGTGTGGCACCAAGTTGTATTTCTCCAGTCATTTGTAGTAATTTAGATACTTCACATAAGCCATTAACAAAATTATATCAAGCAGTAGATGCACATCCTAAAGTAAAAAAATCATTTATAGGAAGTGGAATTAGGCATGATATGTTAGTGCCTGAATTTAATAAAAATGCAGACCCAAAAGAATTGGATGCTTATACAGAGGAAGTAATGACCAACCATGTTTCTGGGCGTTTAAAAGTAGCACCAGAGCATACCTCTGATCCTGTTTTAAAATTAATGCGTAAACCTTCATTTAAATATTTTCATTTATTTAAAAATAGGTTTGATCGTATCAATATTAAAAAACGATTAAAGCTACAATTGATTCCTTATTTCATTTCTAGCCATCCAGCTTGTGAAGCAGAAGATATGGCAAACTTAGCGGCAGAAACCAAAGATATGGGCTTTCAATTAGAACAAGTTCAAGGTTTTACACCAACACCTATGACGGTAGCTACCGTTATTTATTATAGTGGTTATCATCCTTATACTTTAAAACCGGTAAATACACCAAAGACGAAAAAAGAAAAAGAAGATCAGCATCGTTTTTTCTTTTGGTATAAGAAAGAAAATAAAGCTTGGATTAGAAATACGTTGAACAAAGTTGGACGTACCGATTTATTGCAGAAGCTATTACCAGAGAATAATTCTTGGAAAAAAAATAAGCAAGCAAGGGAAGCGAAAAATACATTTGATGATGCTGTTACTTTTAAGCCAAAATCAACAAGAAGAAATACATCAAGAAACAAATCGAAAAATAAATCAATAAACTTTAAAAACAGAAGAAAATAG